Proteins from a genomic interval of Verrucomicrobium sp.:
- a CDS encoding TolC family protein codes for MGLFIRAAAFGFLFALLGGAAASAETLKEMGRRTDQEAIAWSGTFNEPHLAAFVRESLARNDEPALLVANVTAAATHSQRAVSLLLPILRQTSGGARTSYLAASGNPLAGTEAPALGIFFAVGWEKEMWKTFSERRDFPDADYGAFRWSLAAQSLKAWTLAVEARMEQKLAERAVDASKQILQTVQAQLEGRAALRGDFDRATADLAESRQNAADADLAARAAVRGLETLLGRYPEDLLEKVRFFQASPPALPAGLPSSLLERRPDVRQAGEALVAAFPDQVGSARLPLLPLTSVTGGPSETLDRLFDEGNPFSFSGSLLDALRKGGYSDAEFDKLDGRQQEAVTRYDAAARAAFREVQRMLDNEISLRAREESLLRIVTNDETVRKVAEKRYQNGSIDLTDLRAAEMQEIQTGAALIAVHASRLSNRADLTLALGGAVPR; via the coding sequence ATGGGTCTCTTTATCCGGGCGGCCGCCTTTGGGTTCCTTTTTGCCCTCTTGGGCGGCGCGGCGGCGTCCGCCGAAACGCTGAAGGAAATGGGCCGCCGGACCGACCAGGAGGCGATCGCCTGGAGCGGCACTTTCAACGAACCCCATCTGGCCGCCTTCGTCCGCGAAAGCCTGGCGCGCAACGACGAGCCCGCCCTCCTCGTCGCCAATGTGACCGCCGCGGCGACCCACTCCCAGCGGGCCGTTTCCCTCCTGCTCCCCATCCTGCGCCAGACGTCCGGCGGGGCGCGGACCAGCTACCTGGCCGCCTCCGGCAATCCCCTGGCGGGCACGGAGGCCCCGGCGCTGGGCATCTTCTTCGCCGTCGGCTGGGAAAAGGAGATGTGGAAAACTTTTTCCGAGCGCCGCGACTTCCCCGACGCCGATTACGGGGCGTTCCGCTGGTCCCTGGCGGCGCAGTCCCTCAAGGCCTGGACGCTGGCCGTGGAGGCCCGCATGGAGCAGAAGCTGGCGGAGCGCGCCGTGGACGCCTCCAAGCAGATCCTCCAGACCGTCCAGGCCCAGCTGGAAGGCCGCGCCGCGCTGCGCGGCGACTTCGACCGGGCGACGGCCGACCTGGCCGAGAGCCGCCAAAACGCCGCCGACGCCGACCTGGCCGCCCGCGCCGCCGTCCGCGGCCTGGAGACGCTCCTGGGCCGCTACCCGGAAGACCTCCTGGAAAAGGTCCGCTTCTTCCAGGCCTCGCCGCCCGCGCTGCCCGCCGGCCTTCCTTCCTCCCTCCTGGAGCGGCGGCCCGACGTGCGCCAAGCGGGGGAGGCCCTGGTGGCCGCCTTCCCGGACCAGGTGGGCAGCGCCCGCCTGCCCCTCCTCCCCCTCACCTCCGTCACCGGCGGGCCCAGCGAGACGCTCGACCGCCTCTTCGACGAGGGGAACCCCTTTTCCTTCAGCGGCAGCCTCCTGGACGCCCTGCGCAAGGGCGGATACAGCGACGCCGAGTTCGACAAACTCGACGGCCGCCAGCAGGAAGCCGTGACCCGCTACGACGCGGCCGCCCGCGCCGCCTTCCGGGAAGTGCAGCGGATGCTCGACAACGAGATCTCCCTCCGCGCGCGGGAGGAATCGCTCCTGCGCATCGTCACCAACGACGAAACCGTCCGCAAGGTGGCGGAGAAGCGCTACCAGAACGGATCGATCGACCTGACCGACCTGCGCGCCGCCGAGATGCAGGAAATCCAGACCGGCGCGGCCCTCATCGCCGTCCACGCCTCCCGCCTGAGCAACCGGGCCGACCTGACGCTCGCCCTGGGCGGAGCGGTCCCCCGCTAG
- a CDS encoding contractile injection system protein, VgrG/Pvc8 family: protein MTPDFKVTGQEGDLTDNFRDRLISLTVTDNAAEVSDALDISLSNADRRLIIPDKGAILTVSLGYTGQLRVMGSYMIDAVILSGPPDMVRVQGKAAPFTGAAGQKPIQSRKTRSWSGMTIGEIFKTIAKDNGLQAAIDDEMAQVPIPHIDQLAESDMNLLTRLSREYGAVFKPMMGRLVFSKRGTSKSVNGKSLKGITLDREDVISYQATIGRRTRKATVSTRYHDNNLGQTVTLTRSSNVESVVSGSSVTPASTTSIDGAGYEDDTTDAGADYQHPHPYPDAATAAAAADSMLDQSERGEHNIEVTLAGHPEFMAEGTLTLTGDFPSAIEKDWIITAVQHTLAKDRGYETKVISEKKRSKEKATDATADAINLSSTSNVEGIVSGGSTN from the coding sequence ATGACGCCGGATTTCAAAGTCACCGGCCAGGAAGGGGATCTGACCGACAACTTCCGGGACCGGCTCATCAGCCTCACCGTCACCGACAACGCGGCGGAGGTCTCCGACGCGCTCGACATCTCCCTCTCCAACGCAGACCGCCGCCTCATCATCCCGGACAAGGGGGCGATCCTCACCGTCAGCCTGGGCTACACCGGCCAGCTTCGCGTCATGGGGTCTTACATGATCGACGCGGTGATTCTCTCCGGGCCGCCCGACATGGTTCGCGTACAGGGCAAGGCCGCGCCTTTCACCGGAGCGGCTGGGCAAAAACCGATCCAAAGCCGCAAGACGCGCTCCTGGTCCGGCATGACAATCGGGGAAATCTTCAAGACTATCGCAAAAGACAACGGCCTCCAGGCGGCCATAGACGACGAGATGGCACAGGTTCCGATTCCGCATATCGACCAGTTGGCTGAAAGCGACATGAACCTACTTACCCGTCTATCACGTGAGTACGGAGCCGTCTTCAAGCCCATGATGGGCCGCCTGGTTTTCTCCAAGCGCGGCACATCAAAGAGCGTGAACGGAAAGAGCCTAAAAGGTATCACCCTCGACCGGGAAGACGTCATCTCCTACCAGGCCACAATTGGCAGACGCACCCGCAAGGCCACAGTCTCGACCCGCTACCACGACAACAACCTCGGCCAGACCGTGACCCTAACCCGATCTAGCAATGTGGAATCCGTCGTGAGCGGCAGCTCGGTAACCCCTGCCAGCACTACAAGCATCGACGGCGCAGGTTACGAGGACGATACGACGGACGCTGGCGCGGACTACCAGCATCCTCATCCCTATCCCGACGCGGCAACGGCCGCGGCGGCCGCCGACTCAATGCTCGATCAATCGGAACGCGGGGAGCACAACATCGAGGTGACGCTGGCAGGGCACCCGGAGTTCATGGCAGAGGGCACCCTGACCCTGACCGGCGACTTTCCCTCCGCCATCGAAAAGGACTGGATCATCACCGCCGTGCAGCACACCCTGGCGAAAGATCGAGGCTACGAGACGAAGGTGATTTCCGAGAAGAAGCGGTCGAAGGAAAAAGCTACGGATGCCACCGCGGACGCTATCAACCTGTCGTCGACGTCGAACGTTGAGGGAATCGTCAGCGGCGGATCGACGAATTAA
- a CDS encoding ATP-dependent Clp protease ATP-binding subunit — translation MSDFTHASDKVIENTVLEAFQMGHGQIELEHLFLGLLRTRYGMSTQLLNQMSKGELGIVREEVKKQLELRHARAGTTIPPVVTGVVPSHTQALRHAMFRAGFRAKQRNHFIDPDHLLYGVVEETIDGPSDSLQAVFNTFHTLVPNLKRTLTMRLDNGKYPSPIPQSNGDLDILEEFGIDMTAIAAKGGYDPMIGRTEELDKVIKALGRRTKNNPMLIGDAGVGKTAIIEGLAQAIVKGDVPEELRGRRIFSIPLANLVAGTKYRGQFEERLKGVIEQAEAAKAILFIDETHTLVGAGDAEGGLDASNILKPALARGSLQVIGGTTPNEFRRIEKDKALGRRFQVVDVPEPSQKETLQILQGLQPKYEAHHKVTYTPEALASAVRLSARYVQDRFLPDKAIDLIDQAGSNAHADSNHRPEAIKQLEAEHALVRKQKDEAIALSRHDDSPEVLRQCIELQEKENNAKKELDQANSAWNSQREKNPVVIGEDQIRNVISKWTGIPADRIGEDNKKRLSHITEELNKHVIGQKEATEAVGRTVKRSGAEVEVNKGPLGSFLFLGPTGVGKTETARVLNRVVLGNQDDKDIIRIDMSEYMEKQSTSRLIGSPPGYVGYEEGGQLTERVRRKPHSVVLLDEIEKAHPDVFNLLLQVLDDGRLTDGQGRTVDFKNTYFIMTSNLGTEDLRAELERAGAKNHGFTKGEKPVQTFSQEKIDNIMLGAVKKALRPELLNRIDDVVVFHPLEKNDVKEILDLQIARINKGLQTSHGMKLRLTPEASEFLMEKGYDRQYGARPMERALKKNVLDPLSDGILEGTLTDGQTLDLGVKDGKITFRDANALPTPAPTNILGLDRFRPPVTDLLDGGLDGASRSSLLGGESNAPERVRLQ, via the coding sequence ATGAGCGACTTTACCCACGCCTCGGATAAGGTGATCGAGAACACCGTCTTGGAGGCCTTCCAAATGGGTCATGGGCAAATTGAGCTGGAGCACCTCTTCCTCGGCCTGCTGCGGACCCGCTACGGCATGTCTACCCAGCTGCTCAATCAAATGAGCAAAGGGGAACTGGGCATCGTGCGGGAAGAGGTCAAGAAACAGCTGGAGCTGCGCCACGCACGGGCGGGGACCACCATCCCTCCCGTCGTCACCGGCGTGGTGCCGTCCCACACCCAGGCGCTGCGGCATGCCATGTTCCGCGCCGGATTCCGGGCCAAGCAGCGCAACCACTTCATCGACCCGGACCACCTCCTCTACGGCGTGGTGGAAGAGACCATCGACGGTCCTTCCGACTCCCTGCAGGCGGTCTTCAACACCTTCCACACTCTCGTTCCCAACCTCAAACGCACCCTGACTATGAGACTCGACAACGGCAAGTACCCCTCCCCCATCCCCCAGTCGAACGGCGACCTCGATATCCTCGAGGAATTCGGCATCGACATGACCGCCATCGCCGCCAAGGGCGGGTATGACCCGATGATCGGCCGCACCGAGGAACTCGACAAGGTGATCAAGGCCCTGGGCCGCCGCACGAAGAACAATCCGATGCTCATCGGCGACGCCGGCGTGGGCAAGACCGCCATCATCGAAGGCCTGGCCCAGGCCATCGTGAAGGGCGACGTTCCCGAGGAACTGCGCGGCCGCCGCATCTTCTCCATCCCCCTGGCCAACCTCGTGGCGGGCACCAAATACCGCGGCCAGTTCGAGGAGCGCCTCAAGGGCGTCATCGAGCAGGCGGAAGCCGCCAAGGCGATCCTCTTCATCGACGAGACCCACACCCTCGTCGGCGCGGGCGACGCGGAAGGCGGCCTGGACGCCTCCAACATTCTCAAGCCCGCCCTCGCGCGCGGCAGCCTGCAGGTCATCGGCGGCACCACTCCTAACGAGTTCCGCCGGATCGAGAAGGACAAGGCCCTGGGCCGCCGCTTCCAGGTCGTCGACGTGCCGGAGCCTTCCCAGAAGGAAACCCTCCAGATCCTGCAGGGCCTCCAGCCGAAGTATGAGGCGCACCACAAGGTGACCTACACTCCGGAAGCGCTGGCCTCCGCCGTCCGCCTCTCCGCCCGCTACGTGCAGGACCGCTTCCTGCCGGACAAGGCGATCGACCTCATCGACCAAGCCGGTTCCAACGCCCACGCCGACTCCAATCACCGGCCGGAAGCAATCAAACAGCTGGAGGCGGAACACGCCCTCGTCCGCAAGCAAAAGGACGAGGCCATCGCCCTCTCCCGCCACGACGACAGCCCGGAAGTCCTGCGGCAGTGCATCGAGCTCCAGGAAAAGGAGAACAACGCCAAGAAGGAACTCGACCAGGCCAACTCCGCCTGGAATAGCCAGCGGGAAAAGAACCCCGTCGTCATCGGCGAGGACCAGATCCGCAACGTCATCTCCAAGTGGACCGGCATCCCCGCCGACCGGATCGGGGAAGACAACAAGAAGCGCCTGAGCCACATCACCGAGGAGCTGAACAAGCACGTCATCGGCCAGAAAGAGGCCACGGAAGCCGTGGGCCGCACCGTGAAGCGCTCCGGCGCCGAGGTCGAGGTCAACAAGGGCCCCCTGGGCTCCTTCCTCTTCCTGGGCCCCACCGGCGTGGGCAAGACGGAGACCGCCCGCGTGCTCAACCGCGTCGTCCTGGGTAACCAGGACGATAAGGACATCATCCGCATCGACATGTCCGAGTACATGGAAAAGCAAAGCACCTCCCGGCTCATCGGCTCGCCTCCGGGCTACGTCGGCTACGAGGAAGGCGGCCAGCTGACGGAGCGCGTGCGCCGGAAGCCCCACTCCGTCGTCCTCCTGGACGAGATCGAAAAGGCCCACCCGGACGTCTTCAACCTCCTCCTCCAGGTCCTGGATGACGGGCGGCTGACGGACGGCCAGGGCCGGACGGTCGACTTCAAGAACACCTACTTCATCATGACCTCCAACCTGGGCACGGAAGACCTCCGCGCCGAGCTGGAGCGCGCGGGCGCCAAAAACCACGGCTTCACCAAGGGGGAAAAGCCCGTCCAGACCTTCTCCCAGGAGAAGATCGACAACATCATGCTTGGCGCCGTGAAGAAGGCCCTGCGTCCGGAGCTGCTCAACCGCATCGACGACGTCGTCGTCTTCCACCCCCTGGAAAAGAACGACGTCAAAGAGATCCTCGACCTCCAGATCGCCCGGATCAACAAAGGCCTGCAGACCTCCCACGGCATGAAGCTGCGCCTGACCCCGGAAGCCTCCGAATTCCTGATGGAAAAGGGATACGACCGGCAGTACGGCGCCCGCCCCATGGAACGCGCGCTCAAGAAGAACGTGCTCGACCCCCTCAGCGACGGGATCCTGGAAGGCACCCTCACGGACGGCCAGACGCTCGACCTCGGCGTGAAGGACGGAAAGATCACCTTCCGCGACGCGAACGCCCTGCCCACCCCGGCCCCCACCAACATCCTGGGCCTGGACCGCTTCCGCCCGCCCGTTACCGACCTGCTGGACGGCGGTCTGGACGGCGCCAGCCGCAGCTCCCTGCTGGGCGGCGAAAGCAACGCGCCCGAGCGCGTCCGGCTCCAGTAA
- a CDS encoding NYN domain-containing protein codes for MARPLLIDGHSVLYAWPELRALHQRNPRQARETLIAHLRRFHDAGNWNVTLIYDGQTGGPAMRGHPGDMEVFYSKAGQSADSIIEALVARHAQPGEITVITADGGERSVVEGLGAFCMSPDWLKMEIESVLGDFEEELRRFKGR; via the coding sequence ATGGCGCGCCCCCTTCTCATCGACGGCCACAGCGTTCTCTACGCGTGGCCGGAGCTGCGCGCCCTCCATCAGCGCAACCCGCGCCAGGCGCGGGAAACCCTCATCGCCCATCTCCGCCGTTTTCACGACGCGGGGAACTGGAACGTCACGCTCATTTACGACGGCCAGACCGGCGGCCCGGCGATGCGCGGCCATCCGGGGGACATGGAGGTCTTCTATTCCAAAGCCGGGCAGAGTGCGGACAGCATCATCGAGGCCCTCGTCGCCCGGCACGCGCAGCCGGGGGAAATCACCGTCATCACCGCCGACGGCGGGGAGCGGAGCGTCGTGGAAGGCCTGGGCGCCTTCTGCATGTCGCCCGACTGGCTGAAAATGGAGATCGAGAGCGTCCTCGGCGATTTCGAGGAAGAGCTGCGCCGTTTTAAGGGGCGTTGA
- a CDS encoding carbohydrate porin, translating to MAVRFPLRRLLPALFLAGTVLRAHAADAPAYSPPIAQPGPSVPGAHVFGNTPSPYAGLPDQPVRGEPSDGLWERPVLLGVPPLRHDMAEEGFSINPVYTGEVFGNVSGGAGGYDGRGRAVMYDHLLNVPLDVDLHRLVPAWQGATFHVNVLWIAGPGLSPAYLGDLGNVSSIQGYNTVRLQELWFQQAFWGERASVRFGQLATDSEFMISDTANLFLNGTFGEFNLAATNLATPYDANNYPIAAPGVRFLVQPIPAFYFMSGLYNGSSESQTLNPYGTDFPVDGHDGLALYSEVGYVVNPDQGLKGSYKLGSFVHTHDWNDWGSREAAALGTGTLRSEGADFGLYAIADHELWKKDGRVLSGFTRLGYAPPDVNIVDWYLDAGLDLTGFMPGRTNDVVGIAMAWSSISRSYGAYQQAVNGTPSYGAETVLEATYKVTITPWWNVQPDFQYIWTPGGQSGAPNAAVIGVRTQIAF from the coding sequence ATGGCCGTGCGCTTCCCACTCCGGCGGCTGCTGCCCGCCCTGTTTTTGGCGGGGACGGTTTTGCGCGCGCATGCGGCGGACGCCCCGGCTTATTCCCCGCCCATCGCCCAGCCAGGGCCTTCCGTGCCGGGGGCCCATGTTTTCGGAAACACCCCCAGCCCCTATGCGGGCCTGCCGGATCAGCCGGTGCGCGGCGAGCCCTCGGACGGGCTCTGGGAACGCCCTGTCCTCCTGGGCGTACCGCCGCTGCGGCACGACATGGCGGAAGAGGGCTTTTCGATCAACCCGGTCTACACCGGCGAGGTTTTCGGCAACGTGAGCGGCGGCGCGGGCGGCTACGACGGGCGGGGCCGGGCCGTGATGTACGATCACCTGCTCAACGTCCCGCTCGACGTCGACCTCCACCGGCTTGTCCCCGCGTGGCAAGGCGCCACCTTCCACGTCAACGTGCTCTGGATCGCCGGGCCGGGGCTTTCCCCCGCCTACCTGGGCGACTTGGGCAACGTCAGCAGCATCCAGGGTTACAACACCGTGCGGCTCCAGGAATTGTGGTTCCAGCAGGCGTTTTGGGGGGAGCGCGCCTCCGTCCGCTTCGGCCAATTGGCGACCGATTCGGAATTCATGATTTCCGACACGGCCAACCTTTTCCTCAACGGCACCTTCGGCGAGTTCAACCTGGCCGCCACCAACCTGGCCACTCCCTATGACGCGAACAATTACCCCATCGCGGCGCCCGGCGTCCGCTTCCTTGTCCAGCCGATTCCCGCCTTTTACTTCATGAGCGGCCTCTACAACGGCAGTTCCGAAAGCCAGACGCTCAACCCGTATGGCACCGATTTTCCCGTCGACGGCCACGACGGCCTGGCCCTCTACAGCGAGGTCGGCTACGTCGTGAATCCCGATCAAGGGCTGAAAGGCAGCTATAAGCTCGGCTCCTTCGTCCACACTCACGACTGGAACGACTGGGGCTCCCGGGAGGCGGCCGCGCTGGGGACCGGTACCCTGCGGAGCGAGGGGGCCGACTTCGGCCTTTACGCCATCGCCGACCATGAGCTGTGGAAGAAGGATGGCCGGGTCCTCTCCGGCTTCACCCGCCTCGGCTACGCGCCGCCGGACGTCAACATCGTCGACTGGTATCTCGACGCCGGCCTCGACCTGACCGGCTTCATGCCCGGCCGTACGAACGACGTGGTGGGCATCGCCATGGCCTGGTCCTCCATCAGCCGTTCCTACGGCGCCTACCAGCAGGCGGTGAACGGCACCCCTTCCTACGGCGCGGAAACCGTCCTGGAGGCGACGTACAAGGTCACCATCACCCCGTGGTGGAACGTGCAGCCCGATTTTCAATACATCTGGACCCCCGGCGGCCAGTCCGGCGCGCCGAACGCCGCCGTCATCGGCGTGCGGACACAGATTGCTTTCTGA
- the xylE gene encoding D-xylose transporter XylE, whose translation MRFPVVFLAWVAALGGFLFGYDTAVISGAVGSLRAHFIAPRGLAPDAANALLGLLVSAALIGCVLGGMAGGWVAARLGRKRGLLLAALIFLFSSLGSAAPELGLAPVGSGGAEFLWVFFLYRVLSGVGIGLASMLSPMYIAEIAPARLRGSLVAWNQMAIVTGIVSVYFVNYGIAAYGGGEAWLHAVGWRWMFASAAAPAALFFGLLFLVPETPRWLVLRGREAEARAVLLRLAAPEEAARELEAMRATARGHSGRLFSFGGAVVAIGVLLSVFQQLVGINVVLYYAPEIFRGMGLDTNASLFQTILVGAVNALFTVAAIVTVDRCGRRPLQIGGALAMAAAMGVLGLALFRQEKGVLALAAMLAYIAAFAVSWGPVTWVLLSEIFPNSIRGKAMAVAVAAQWIANYAVSWSFPIFDGQARLVALFHHAFAYWLYAGMALLAAGFVWRFVPETKGKTLEELEGLWG comes from the coding sequence ATGCGTTTCCCCGTCGTTTTTCTGGCGTGGGTGGCCGCGCTGGGCGGGTTCCTTTTCGGCTATGACACGGCGGTGATTTCCGGCGCGGTGGGCAGCCTCCGTGCCCATTTCATCGCGCCCCGCGGGCTGGCACCGGATGCGGCCAACGCGCTCTTGGGACTCCTGGTTTCCGCCGCGCTTATCGGCTGTGTCCTGGGCGGGATGGCGGGCGGCTGGGTCGCGGCCCGGCTGGGGCGCAAGCGGGGCCTCCTGCTCGCGGCGCTGATCTTTCTTTTCTCCTCGCTCGGCTCGGCGGCGCCGGAGCTGGGCCTGGCGCCCGTCGGCAGCGGCGGGGCGGAGTTCCTTTGGGTGTTCTTCTTGTATCGCGTCTTAAGCGGCGTCGGGATCGGACTGGCCTCGATGCTCTCCCCCATGTACATCGCGGAGATCGCGCCCGCGCGGCTGCGGGGAAGCCTGGTGGCCTGGAACCAGATGGCGATCGTCACGGGGATCGTCTCCGTTTACTTCGTCAATTACGGCATCGCCGCGTACGGCGGCGGGGAGGCGTGGCTGCACGCCGTGGGATGGCGCTGGATGTTCGCCTCGGCGGCGGCGCCCGCCGCGCTCTTTTTTGGGCTCCTCTTTCTCGTGCCGGAGACGCCGCGCTGGCTGGTGCTGCGGGGGCGGGAGGCGGAGGCCCGGGCGGTGCTGCTGCGCCTGGCCGCGCCGGAGGAGGCCGCGCGGGAGCTGGAGGCGATGCGGGCCACGGCGCGCGGCCATTCGGGGCGGCTTTTTTCCTTCGGCGGGGCGGTCGTGGCGATCGGCGTCCTCCTTTCCGTTTTCCAGCAGCTGGTCGGCATCAATGTGGTGCTCTATTACGCGCCGGAAATTTTCCGGGGCATGGGCCTGGACACGAATGCCTCCCTGTTCCAGACGATCCTGGTCGGCGCGGTCAACGCGCTCTTTACCGTCGCGGCCATCGTCACGGTCGACCGCTGCGGGCGGCGGCCTTTGCAAATCGGGGGCGCGCTGGCCATGGCGGCGGCGATGGGCGTCTTGGGCCTGGCCCTTTTCCGGCAGGAGAAGGGGGTGCTGGCGCTGGCCGCCATGCTGGCCTACATCGCGGCCTTCGCCGTGTCATGGGGGCCGGTGACGTGGGTGCTGCTTAGCGAGATCTTCCCCAATTCGATCCGGGGGAAAGCGATGGCGGTGGCGGTCGCCGCGCAGTGGATCGCCAATTACGCGGTGAGTTGGTCGTTCCCGATCTTCGACGGGCAGGCGCGTCTCGTCGCCCTTTTCCACCACGCCTTCGCCTACTGGCTTTACGCGGGCATGGCGCTCCTGGCGGCGGGATTCGTCTGGCGTTTCGTCCCGGAGACGAAGGGGAAGACGCTGGAGGAGCTGGAGGGCCTGTGGGGCTGA